A genomic segment from Necator americanus strain Aroian chromosome III, whole genome shotgun sequence encodes:
- a CDS encoding hypothetical protein (NECATOR_CHRIII.G10301.T1), with translation MTASEAHSDAEQSPKQDGRSDQSDKSSGTIEQSSEKGNGTDHGDDQDGETHERRTGSCKWFNVLKGFGFIVLDDTHEDVFVHQSELQMEGFRSLEEGERVAFYVRTRNSGQRAGALEAFQVGPEDQNKTLVGSSIRPLGAKKDRMIRCYKCGRFGNHMAQRCRKVESDQKVCYGCGASDHLFSGCPKVAHRTKRGGNNEEVHREAQTAQ, from the exons ATGACTGCATCGGAGGCTCATAGCGATGCAGAGCAGTCTCCAAAACAGGACGGAAGGTCTGACCAGTCCGACAAAAGTAGTGGCACGATAGAGCAGTCTTCAGAAAAGGGAAATGGAACCGATCATGGCGATGACCAGGACGGAGAGACCCAC GAGCGCCGAACTGGATCTTGTAAATGGTTCAACGTCCTCAAAGGTTTTGGATTCATCGTCCTTGATGACACTCATGAGGATGTTTTTGTGCATCAG TCGGAACTCCAAATGGAAGGTTTTCGTAGTTTGGAGGAGGGAGAGCGAGTGGCATTCTACGTGAGAACTCGAAATAGTGGACAACGAGCCGGTGCACTAGAGGCATTTCAG GTTGGTCCGGAAGATCAGAACAAGACGCTAGTTGGTAGCAGCATTCGTCCGTTAGGAGCCAAAAAGGATCGTATGATTAG aTGCTACAAATGCGGTCGTTTCGGGAACCATATGGCTCAACGTTGCAGAAAAGTGGAATCTGATCAGAAG GTCTGTTACGGATGTGGTGCATCAGATCATCTATTTAGTGGTTGTCCAAAAGTAGCTCATCGTACAAAGCGAG GAGGGAACAATGAAGAAGTCCACAGAGAAGCACAAACAGCCCAATAG